In one window of Chitinophagales bacterium DNA:
- a CDS encoding PorP/SprF family type IX secretion system membrane protein: MRKQLTILTLFLISCIISTAQDLNFSQFYEQPLLRNPALSGLFKGDLRVSGAFRDQWGSITVPFRTTSMSMEYKMQANSAEDVITIGTQLAVDAAGDIRLKRTSFLPSLNFHKSLSGERNEYLSLAFMGGLVSSQFDASKMKLGDQFRNGSYDPSNPTAQQVVASGYQYWDAAAGLCYSNSLNNGGNFYVAAGIHHFTRPKISSTTTNNEVSFLYPRLTANIGINTPISDQARITLFADYYKQGANQQILGGAMFGLDLSREGDEPYAIYAGSFLRVGDALIPMLKMDMQAVSIGLSYDVNISRLKVASNWRGGFELSMVYKGFLKIRNSTIDMTRCVSFGK, translated from the coding sequence ATGCGTAAGCAACTGACGATATTAACGCTCTTCCTGATAAGCTGTATCATAAGTACAGCACAGGATCTTAACTTCTCTCAGTTCTACGAACAACCACTATTACGTAACCCTGCCCTCAGTGGTTTATTCAAAGGTGATTTGCGTGTATCGGGTGCATTCCGCGATCAGTGGGGCAGCATCACAGTGCCGTTCAGAACTACATCTATGAGCATGGAATACAAGATGCAGGCGAATAGTGCTGAGGATGTAATCACCATTGGCACACAGCTGGCAGTAGATGCAGCAGGTGATATCCGGTTAAAACGTACATCTTTCCTACCCTCCTTGAATTTCCATAAATCCTTAAGTGGTGAAAGGAATGAATATTTATCACTTGCTTTCATGGGCGGCTTGGTGAGCAGCCAGTTCGATGCATCTAAAATGAAGTTGGGCGATCAGTTCCGTAATGGCAGCTATGATCCATCTAACCCAACAGCACAACAAGTTGTGGCAAGTGGTTATCAGTACTGGGATGCAGCTGCAGGTCTTTGTTACAGCAACAGCTTAAATAATGGTGGTAATTTTTATGTTGCTGCAGGTATCCATCATTTCACCAGACCCAAGATCAGTAGTACTACTACCAATAATGAAGTCAGTTTCCTCTATCCAAGACTTACAGCCAATATCGGTATCAATACCCCAATCAGTGATCAGGCAAGAATCACCTTGTTTGCTGACTACTACAAACAAGGGGCAAATCAACAAATACTGGGGGGCGCCATGTTTGGATTAGATCTTAGTCGCGAAGGCGATGAACCCTATGCCATCTATGCCGGCAGTTTTCTGCGCGTTGGCGATGCGTTGATTCCGATGCTGAAAATGGATATGCAAGCTGTCAGTATCGGCCTGAGTTATGATGTCAATATCTCCCGACTCAAAGTAGCTTCTAACTGGAGAGGTGGTTTTGAATTAAGCATGGTCTACAAGGGATTTCTGAAGATTCGAAATTCCACCATTGATATGACACGTTGTGTCAGCTTCGGTAAATAA
- a CDS encoding AI-2E family transporter, with product MSQINQTSIRQLSFYVLLVAMGIFLFNQFSSFIPALLGAITLYVMMRGSMHQLITKKKMRRTWAASLLMLASFLIFLVPAVFTINMITSKIGYAIEHSTDTINTITAYIDTFEKKYGIELMSDENIRTLSNLIADKLPNILGATFNSLTTVFMMYFILFFMLTSTRDLEYWLYRNIPLKDENLLLIGSELRKLVVSNALGIPLTAILQGIVAFFGYWLLGTDDLGFWFVFTCIAAMIPFVGAALAYVPVAILFFASGNNTNGIIMLIYGFGIVGAVDNIFRFALQKRMGDVHPLITVFGVIAGLNLFGFIGLIFGPILIAMFILLIRIYINEFSEPKTIEPSENEPVSE from the coding sequence ATGAGTCAGATTAATCAGACAAGCATTCGCCAGCTGAGCTTCTATGTGTTGCTGGTAGCGATGGGTATTTTCTTGTTCAACCAATTCAGCAGTTTTATCCCGGCGCTGTTAGGGGCAATTACCTTATATGTAATGATGCGAGGCAGTATGCATCAACTCATTACTAAAAAGAAAATGCGCAGAACCTGGGCTGCTTCATTGCTGATGCTGGCATCCTTTCTGATTTTCCTGGTACCGGCGGTGTTTACCATAAATATGATTACGAGCAAGATTGGGTATGCAATTGAACACTCAACAGACACCATCAATACGATAACAGCTTATATAGATACGTTTGAGAAAAAATATGGTATTGAGCTCATGAGTGATGAAAACATTCGTACCCTGAGTAATCTGATCGCCGATAAGCTACCCAATATTCTTGGCGCCACATTCAATTCACTCACCACTGTTTTCATGATGTATTTTATTCTCTTCTTCATGTTAACAAGTACCAGAGATTTAGAATACTGGCTATACAGAAACATTCCTTTAAAAGATGAGAATCTGCTCCTAATTGGCAGCGAGTTGAGAAAACTCGTCGTGTCAAACGCTTTGGGCATTCCTTTGACAGCCATATTGCAAGGCATTGTAGCATTTTTTGGCTATTGGCTTCTTGGAACTGACGACTTGGGCTTCTGGTTTGTATTTACCTGCATTGCAGCCATGATTCCATTTGTAGGTGCCGCATTAGCTTATGTACCGGTAGCAATTTTATTTTTTGCATCAGGTAATAACACAAATGGCATCATTATGCTGATCTATGGATTTGGCATCGTTGGTGCCGTAGACAATATCTTTCGTTTTGCACTGCAGAAGAGAATGGGTGATGTGCATCCACTCATTACTGTCTTTGGGGTAATTGCCGGTTTAAACCTGTTTGGGTTTATTGGATTAATCTTCGGACCAATACTGATTGCGATGTTTATACTCTTGATCCGGATTTATATCAATGAATTCAGCGAGCCGAAAACTATTGAACCATCAGAGAATGAACCAGTAAGCGAGTAA